A segment of the Yersinia rochesterensis genome:
GCAGGTTTGTCATCACAATTGGATAAATTCAGATTCCGAGCTAATTAGGTTGCGTGTCGCTTTTTATCAGGTACAGTGTGGGATTTTATACTATTAGGTGGAAGGTTTTGTTGACGCCATGGGGCAGAATTCACTGCTGTTACACTGGGCGCAGACAAAGATTTTGACAGATCGTCAACTGAGCTTCGGAAAGCGCTTTTATGGCTCCGATCAAAAAAACAGGTTGATCTCCTGAAAAAGTACCGCAATATAAAAAAGAGATTCAGAATGCCGCGGTACGGCAAGATAAAAACCTTCTTTTAGAAGAAATAATTTAGGTAAAGGTAATTATGGGTAAAGCTCTCGTAATAGTTGAGTCCCCGGCAAAAGCCAAAACTATTAATAAATACTTAGGGAATAACTACGTGGTTAAGTCCAGTGTCGGTCACATTCGTGATTTGCCGACCAGTGGCTCAGCCAGTAAAAAGAGCGCTAACTCAACTGAAGATAAAGCCAAGAAAGCCGACAAGCCCAAAACTAAAGTAAAGAAAGACGAAAAGGTTGCATTAGTTAACCGCATGGGCGTCGATCCTTATCATGGCTGGAAAGCGCAGTATGAAATTTTGCCCGGCAAAGAAAAAGTGGTTGCCGAGCTTAAAGCATTAGCTGAAAACGCCGACCACATCTATCTCGCAACCGACCTTGACCGCGAAGGAGAGGCCATTGCCTGGCATTTGCGGGAAGTGATTGGGGGTGATGATGCGCGCTTCAGCCGTGTGGTGTTTAACGAAATCACAAAAAATGCTATCCAACAGGCGTTTAATCAACCGGGTGAATTGAATATCAACCGGGTGAATGCCCAGCAAGCCCGTCGCTTTATGGACCGGGTTGTGGGTTATATGGTTTCTCCACTGTTGTGGAAAAAGATTGCCCGTGGTCTGTCAGCCGGGCGAGTGCAGTCGGTCGCAGTGCGTTTGGTGGTTGAACGCGAGCGGGATATTAAAGCATTCGTCCCTGAAGAATACTGGGAATTGCATGCCGATTTACTGGCGAAAGGTGAAGTTCCTATTCAAATGGAAGTCACCCATGCTCACAATAAACCCTTTAAACCGGTAAACCGTGAGCAGACCCACGCTGCGCTTAAATTGCTGGAAAACGCGCGCTATAAGGTGTTGGATCGTGAAGATAAACCGACCAGCAGCAAGCCGGGTGCGCCGTTCATTACTTCTACCTTGCAGCAGGCCGCCAGTACCCGCCTGAGCTTTGGTGTGAAGAAAACCATGATGATGGCGCAGCGCTTGTATGAAGCGGGCCATATTACCTATATGCGTACTGACTCCACCAACTTAAGTCAGGATGCTCTGACCATGGTGCGCGGTTATATCGGTGATAACTTTGGCGATAAATATTTGCCATCTGCACCGAATCAATACAGCAGCAAAGAGAATTCACAAGAAGCGCATGAAGCTATTCGTCCTTCTGATGTGAATGTGCTGGCTGAGCAGTTAAAAGATATGGAAGCCGACGCCCAGAAGCTGTATCAGCTGATTTGGCGTCAGTTTGTGGCCTGCCAGATGACACCGGCCAAGTATGACTCTACTACCTTGACGGTACAGGCGGGTGATTTCCAACTGCGCGCCAAAGGCCGAACTTTACGCTTTGATGGTTGGACTAAGGTGATGCCAGCCTTGCGCAAAGGTGATGAAGACAGAACTTTGCCCGTCATTGAAGTAGGTAGTGAACTGGATTTACAAAAACTGATCCCAAGCCAGCACTTCACCAAACCACCGGCGCGTTACAGCGAAGCATCATTGGTAAAAGAGCTGGAAAAACGGGGTATTGGCCGCCCATCTACTTATGCGTCGATTATTTCGACCATTCAAGACCGTGGTTATGTCCGGGTAGAAAACCGCCGTTTCTATGCCGAGAAAATGGGCGAAATCGTGACTGATCGTCTGGAAGAAAACTTCCGCGAGTTGATGAATTACGATTTTACCGCACGTATGGAAAGTGGCCTGGATCAGGTTGCCAATAATCAGGCTGAGTGGAAAGCGGTATTGGATGGCTTCTTTGCCGAATTCAGTGAGCAACTTGAAAAGGCTGAAAAAGATCCTGAAGAGGGCGGTATGCGCCCGAATCAAATGGTGATGACCAGCATTGATTGCCCAACTTGTGGCCGTCAGATGGGGATTCGCACTGCCAGCACGGGGGTGTTCCTCGGGTGCTCTGGTTATGCATTACCGCCGAAAGAGCGCTGCAAAACCACCATCAATCTGGTGCCGGAAGCTGAAGTTCTTAATATTCTGGAAGGTGATGATGCGGAAACCAACGCATTACGCGCCAAACGTCGTTGTCAGAAATGTGGCACCGCCATGGATAGCTATCTGATTGATAACCAGCGTAAATTGCATGTTTGTGGTAATAACCCAGCATGTGATGGTTATGAGATAGAAGAAGGTGAGTTCCGCATTAAAGGCTATGAAGGCCCGATTGTTGAGTGCGAAAAATGTGGTTCTGAAATGCATCTGAAAATGGGGCGTTTTGGTAAGTACATGGGCTGCACCAATGATGAGTGTAAAAATACGCGCAAAATCTTGCGCAGTGGTGAAGTCGCGCCGCCGAAAGAAGATCCGGTACCTTTGCCTGAACTGCCATGCGAAAAGTCAGATGCTTATTTCGTGTTACGTGATGGTGCGGCAGGTGTCTTCCTGGCTGCCAATACTTTCCCTAAATCGCGCGAAACCCGTGCGCCGTTGGTAGAAGAATTGGTTCGCTTTAAAGATCGTTTACCGGAAAAATTGCGTTATCTGGCTGACGCGCCAGTGGCGGATAATGAAGGTAATAAGACCCTGGTTCGCTTTAGCCGCAAGACTAAGCAACAATATGTTTCCTCTGAGAAAGAGGGGAAAGCGACCGGTTGGTCGGCTTTCTATATTGATGGTAAATGGGTTGAAACTAAGAAATAGGTGTTTTGACATCCATCTGAATGCGGCTTAGTGGATACTTTTTTACTGAAAAGCCAAAACTTCTGTGATGTGAAATACTGAGTCGTATATGTAAAAACCAGCCTAAATGGCTGGTTTTTTTATTGGGCTAATCTATTCAAGTGTTTTATAGTCTTGGTTAAACCGTTGAAGTTATAAATTGTTAACGGCTGTCTGTGTTGGGCAAAACGCCGATTATTTTGAGCTAATATTTATCACTAAATCATTAATAGCATGGGTATGCGCGCGAGTTAAAACCGCGGGTTAAGTCGGGAGACAGACGACATAACATGGGTGTATACAGGGGCTGATGAAATGATATAGTAGTTATATAAAATAGTTTTTTATCACCTAATGTTATTATAAGGTCAATACTGACCACTTTGGCATCATGCAGTTATGGGTTTCAGTTGATAACTTCTCGGCATACCGGGTGATACCGATATACCAAACTGTGGGCCTCCCGCAGTGTTTAACCTAGGATGGTATAGATATGAAATTGCAGCAGCTCCGTTATATTGTTGAGGTGGTAAATCATAACCTTAACGTATCATCCACCGCAGAAGGCCTGTACACCTCGCAACCTGGGATCAGTAAGCAGGTTAGAATGTTGGAAGATGAGCTGGGTATCCAGATTTTTGCCCGCAGCGGTAAACATCTCACACAGGTAACCCCCGCAGGGCTGGAAATTATCCGTATTGCCCGTGAAGTCCTTTCAAAAGTTGATGCTATTAAAGCTGTTGCCGGCGAACATACCTATCCTGATAAAGGGTCTTTGTATGTCGCGACCACTCATACTCAAGCGCGCTACGCATTACCTAATGTCATCAAAGGTTTTATTGAGCGCTATCCGCGCGTATCGTTGCATATGCATCAAGGGTCACCGACGCAAATAGCAGAAGCGGTTTCGAAAGGCAGTGCCGACTTTGCTATCGCGACGGAAGCGTTGCATTTATATGACGACCTGATTATGTTGCCGTGTTATCACTGGAACCGTGCGGTGGTAGTTAAGCCCGATCATCCATTAGCCGGTAAAACCCATGTTAGCATTGAAGAGCTGGCCGCCTATCCGATTGTGACCTATACCTTTGGTTTCACTGGGCGCTCTGAACTGGATACTGCATTTAATCGCGCTGGTCTGACACCGCGTATTGTCTTTACTGCGACAGATGCAGATGTGATTAAAACTTACGTGAGATTAGGGCTGGGGGTGGGTGTTATTGCCAGCATGGCCGTTGACCCGATCCAAGACCCTGATCTGGTTACTGTAGATGCGCGAGATATCTTTACCTACAGCACCACCAAGATTGGTTTCCGTCGCAGTACCTTCCTGCGCAGCTATATGTATGATTTTATTCTACGTTTTGCGCCTCATTTAACGCGAGATGTGGTGGATAAAGCCGTTGCGTTGCGCTCGAATGAGGATATTGAGGCGATGTTTAAAGATATTAAACTGCCGACCAAGTGATGTTGTTATCCATTAAAAGAAAGCCCCTGAAAAGGGGCTTTGAGGTTGCTGAGAAACCTCTTTTATAGACAGGTGATTGGCGGGGCGACTGCACCGATGGGCGCTCCAACGGTTTACGCTGTTACGACCCATTCAGCACATTTCCCCGCGTATCAACTTTGTCAACGGCCTGAAGCCCAATAAGGACTTTTTGCATAGTTAACGTTTTTTATTTGCCTGTGCGAGTACAGATCCTGCCAATGTTTTAGCTTTTTCACTGGACTCGGGGTTTGCCAGCACTTGTGCCGCAACATCTTCCATATAAACACCCGTCTGATTATCAGTATTGGTCTGAGAGAGAGCTGAACCCGCCAAACTTTTTTCAAGGGCGGAGGCATTAGGGTCTTTTAGTATTATTGCCGCCTGTGCTGCTACCGACGCTGATGTTTTCTTTTTATTTTTCGACATTAATTGATCTCATTTTGTTTGTAGGCTGTACCTCATGTTGTGTCTTAACAACACAACATATTATTCAAACTGTATAAACAAACAGTATGATGTTCAAATTACACTGCCTTAAAGTTATTTAATGATCTTAGTTGAAAGGGTAATGCGTTATTTCAATAACGGAAGTATTAAGTATAAATTCAAAAGATACTTTAAAAGTAGTTTGATATTTTATTGATATGGAATCTTGGTTTTTATATAAACATAGTCAAGAGGAATAAATGAATAAAATATCTTACCCAATAGAGTGTCTGGGGCTGACTAACACAGTCAGCGCATTAAAGGCTCAAAACTCCCCATGTGAAAAAACTCAATTTCATATTGAAGGGCGTTTGACGGGCTATAGAAATATTAGTGAAGTGTTAGAAAAATTAGTCGATATCGGTTGGTTAGAGGCTGGGAATAAAGAGGAAGATAACCGAAGAGCTACTGTACTGAATTTATTGAGTAAATATTCAATGGCGACAGTTGCTCTTGAACACGCCAAGAGAGGGCATCCTTATTTACATCATGATGATATTTCAATGGAATTTAAGTCAGATAATCATTCTGGGCTTGAAATGAATTATTCAGTATCTTATACCGATGGATTCCAACCTTTATTCACCTTGGGTTGCCAGTTATTTTTAGGTAAAGACTTTGAGCTCGATGAAGAGAAATCGCGCATTTTTTTTAAGTTTGAAAAGGAATGTTCAGGTGAATTAAGGAGTGATGTGAATCGCAATAGTATCATAAAAATGATTTTAGATTGGTTTAAAGAGTTATTCACTCCCAACTCTTATGCTGCTGCGAATACTATGTCACCGCCAGGAAATGAATTTGAAGTATGGGTTCCACCATTTGAAAATTTAACAGATTGCCAGCTTAAAGATGTTATGCTGGAAATGAATTTTGAAACTGAAGATATTTATATTGATGACGAGATGTCTGAAATTGAATATAAATATACTAGTCCAGAAGAAATCTACAAATCAGGAGAAAACGTGGGATATATTAATGGTTTTATTGACGGAGTAAAAACCTCGCGTAAAGCTGATATTTAGACCACCAATCATACTAATCGCCATTGTTGCCAAAATGTTAATGTTTCTTTGTGTTATATTGATTCTAGACCTCATGATTTCAAGGGAATTACCTTGTTGAGATGAATGTTGTTTAGAACACGATAAGAAACAATGGAGGCGCTATGTCGTTAGATCTGCGAAAAACGAGTATGGCCAAGTTGGTCGCCCTCAATCATGAATATCACTATTACAGCCTGCCGCAATTGGCGGCAGTGCTGGGGGATATCGACCGATTACCTAAATCACTGAAAGTGTTGCTAGAAAACTTACTTCGCCATCTGGATGGTGAGCAGGTTCAGGAGGATGATCTCAAAGCCATCGTGGCCTGGCAACAAACTGGGCATGCCGAGAAAGAAATCGCTTACCGGCCTGCTCGAGTATTAATGCAAGACTTTACCGGTGTGCCGGCTGTGGTGGATTTAGCCGCGATGCGAGAGGCGGTGAAACGCCTCGGCGGTAATGTCGCGCAGGTTAACCCATTGTCGCCGGTTGATCTGGTTATCGACCACTCAGTGACCGTCGATGAATTTGGTGATAAAGCCGCGTTTGGTGAAAACGTCCGGTTAGAAATGGAACGTAACCACGAACGCTATACTTTCCTGCGTTGGGGGCAAAAAGCTTTTAGACACTTCCGCGTGGTACCGCCGGGCACCGGGATTTGTCATCAGGTGAATCTGGAGTATCTGGGGCAAACTGTCTGGCATGAAGAGCAGGGCGGCAAGCAGATTGCTTATCCAGATACCTTAGTCGGAACCGACTCCCACACCACCATGATTAACGGCTTGGGGATTCTGGGTTGGGGGGTTGGCGGCATTGAAGCCGAAGCGGCAATGTTAGGGCAGCCGGTATCCATGCTTATTCCCGATGTGGTCGGTTTCAAAATGACCGGCAAAATGCGCGAAGGAATTACCGCCACTGACTTGGTATTGACCGTGACTCAAATGCTGAGAAAACACGGTGTGGTTGGTAAATTTGTTGAGTTTTACGGTGATGGTTTGGCGGATTTGCCGTTAGCGGATCGCGCGACCATTGCTAATATGGCGCCGGAATATGGCGCGACTTGCGGTTTCTTCCCGGTCGATGAAGTCACTCTGGGCTATATGCGCTTAAGTGGCCGTAGCGACGAGCAAATCGCGCTGGTGGAAAGCTACAGCAAAGCGCAAGGATTATGGCGTCACCCGGGGGATGCCCCAATATTTACCAGCCAATTATCATTGGATTTGAGCACGGTGGAATCCAGTCTGGCTGGGCCGAAACGCCCGCAAGACCGAGTCGCATTAGCGAAAGTGCCATTGGCGTTTAACGCGTTTGAAGAGTTGGAAGTTAACAGTAAAAAAGACAAAGTCAGCGGCGTTTCCTTCACTCTGGAGGGCAAAACCCACGAGTTGCAACAGGGCGCGGTGGTCATCGCGGCCATTACCTCATGCACCAATACCTCGAACCCCAGTGTACTGATGGCGGCGGGATTACTCGCCAAGAAAGCCGCAGAAAAGGGGCTTAAAACTCAGCCATGGGTGAAGACCTCCCTGGCTCCTGGCTCCAAAGTGGTGACCGAATACCTGAAAGCGGCGGGTTTAACCTCTTATCTGGATCATTTGGGTTTCAACCTGGTGGGTTACGGCTGCACCACATGTATAGGTAACTCCGGCCCATTGCCAGAACCAATAGAAAATGCCATCAAAGAAGGGGATTTAACCGTCGGGGCGGTGCTTTCTGGCAACCGCAATTTTGAGGGACGCATTCATCCTTTGGTAAAAACCAACTGGTTGGCCTCGACGCCGCTGGTGGTCGCCTATGCTCTGGCGGGGAATATGAATGTCAATTTGACGCAAGATGCGTTGGGCCACGATCCCGAGGGTCATCCGGTCTACTTAAAAGATATTTGGCCGACCGGCCTTGAAATCGCCAAAGCCGTTGAAGAGGTTAAAACCGATATGTTCCGCAAGGAGTATTCTGCGGTGTTTGATGGCGATGAAGAGTGGCAGGCGATTCAAGTTGATAGTACGCCCACCTATGATTGGCAGAGTGATTCTACCTATATTCGTTTGCCGCCTTTCTTCAGTGATATGAAAGCCTTACCAGAACCCGTTCAGGATATCCATAACGCCCGTATTTTGGCAATTTTGGCCGATTCAGTCACTACCGACCACATTTCACCCGCCGGTAATATCAAGCTGGACAGCCCAGCAGGACGTTATTTGCGTGATCGCGGGGTTGAAATTAAAGAATTCAACTCCTACGGCTCGCGCCGGGGTAACCATGAAGTGATGATGCGCGGAACCTTTGCCAATATCCGTATCCGTAATGAAATGGTGCCCGGTGTTGAGGGGGGAATTACTCGCCATATTCCATCGCAAAATCAAATGGCTATCTATGATGCGGCTATGCGTTACCAGCAGGAAAATGTGCCATTAGCGGTGATTGCCGGTAAGGAATATGGCTCAGGTTCAAGCCGCGACTGGGCTGCTAAAGGGCCGCGTTTGCTGGGGATTAGGGTGGTGATTGCGGAGTCTTTCGAACGTATTCACCGCTCTAATTTAATCGGGATGGGCATTCTGCCGCTGGAGTTCCCTGCTGGTGTAGACCGCAAAACATTGGGCCTGACGGGCGATGAATCTATTAGTGTCAGTGGGTTACAAGGCTTAGCTCCGGGGCAAATTGTTCCTGTAACACTCACCTATGCTGACGGGCGGCAACAAAAGATTGATACTCGCTGCCGCATAGATACTGGCAATGAATTGGTTTATTTCGAAAATGGCGGCATTTTGCATTATGTGATCCGCAAAATGCTGTAATAGATTGATGTTTATGTGACGGTGTCACTATTAAATTAAATCATTAAAAAGGGTGGTTGCGAGACCACCCTTATAGCTTGTGTTAGCCAAAAAACGTATATAAGCAGTGAGAATCCAAGGTGATTACTTGGTCAACAAATGGCCCATTTTAGCCGCTTTTGTTGCCATATAGTGTTCATTCTTAGGATTTTGCCCGACAATCAGAGGGACGCGCTCGACGATATTGATCCCCGCTTCGGAGAGAATTTCAACTTTCTTCGGGTTATTGGTCAGCAAGCGCACCGCTTTTATGTCCAATAACTTGTACATATCAGAACACAGTGTGAAATCGCGTTCATCGGCAGCAAAACCCAGTTGATGATTGGCTTCAACAGTGTCGGCCCCCAAATCCTGCAAGGCATAAGCTCGAATCTTATTTAGCAAACCAATATTACGGCCTTCCTGACGATGATAAATCAGCACACCACGGCCTTCTTCGGCAATATGCGCCAATGCAGCTTCTAACTGGAAACCACAATCACAACGCAGGCTAAACAGGGCATCACCTGTCAGACATTCAGAATGAACACGCGAGAGCACCGGCTCATCACCGCTGATATCGCCAAAGATTAATGCCAGATGGTCATGGCCAGTGGCTAATTCTTCAAAACCGACCATCAGAAAATCACCCCAAGGAGTCGGTAATTTAGCTTCTGCTACACGTTTTAGCTGCATCTTATTGTTCATATTATAACTTCATACCCTTAGAAAGGTTGTCGCACACCCTACCGTGAATGCCTGTTTTAACCTTATACCTCGGTATGTTGCGATATAAAGGTTAAATAAAAAATTTTCTGCGATCATTATTAGCTATATTGCCATAACTTTTGATGACCTGCTGTTCAACAAAGCAGCAATAAGGCCAGCATGAATGGCTGTTTGAGATTTATTTCGCTAGTGACAAAAAAATTTTGTATGTTATCAATGGTTAGAGAGACTTATATTATATAGATATATACCCGTTACCTTTCAAAATGCAGGGGTGTTGGCTGTCATCACTCACCCAAGTCATTGAGTTATCTCAACTCCTTGGGTTCATTTTGTTGCCGCCTACCTGCAACTCGAAATCTATTGGGTATAGCATTTATATAAAACGTGCCATCACCACGGGTAATGTGTTGTGGGTTTTGCCAGAAAGAAGGGCAACAGATGTGGAATATAACAAAACGAATTACCGTGGGAGCAGTTATTTTACTGTTGCCAACTTTTGTCATTTGGTTCTCTGGTTGGCAGTGGCAGCCAGGTGGCAGTGAAAGTGCGTTAAAAGCGCTTTTTTGGGTGACAGAGACAGTGACCGCGCCGTGGGGCATCATCACCAGTATTATCCTTAGTGGTTGGTTTTTGTGGTGCCTGCGTTTTCGGCTCAAACCGGCTATCGGGCTATTAGCGCTACTGGGCGTGGTCATTGTGTTGGGGCAGGGTTTGAAATCGCTGATTAAAGAAAATGTGCAGGAGCCGCGGCCCTTTGTGGTGTGGCTTGAAGCTGAATATCATATTGATAACCGCTTTTTCTATTCTTTATCCCGTACCGAGCGCAGCGAGTTGGTTAAGCAGCAATTGCAGGACCAATCCATCATTCCAGCGTGGTTAAGCAGCCACTGGCAATTTGAAACCGGTTTTGCTTTTCCTTCCGGACATACTGTTTTTGCTGCCAGTTGGGCATTATTGGCGGTTGGGCTGTTATGGCCACGTCGACATTACAAAACGGTTATTTTACTGATGCTTTGGGCGCAGGGTGTGATGATGAGCCGCTTGGCCTTAGGGATGCATTGGCCCGGCGATTTGATGGCGGCCACCCTTATCAGCGGTCTATTGGTTGCTATTGTCTGTAGTCTGGTGCAGCGGTGGTTCGGGCCACTTAATATTCCACCGCAAGAACAACAGGAAATAGAAAAGCGCGAGCACGGGGAAAATTAAGCGATTAATG
Coding sequences within it:
- the topA gene encoding type I DNA topoisomerase; this encodes MGKALVIVESPAKAKTINKYLGNNYVVKSSVGHIRDLPTSGSASKKSANSTEDKAKKADKPKTKVKKDEKVALVNRMGVDPYHGWKAQYEILPGKEKVVAELKALAENADHIYLATDLDREGEAIAWHLREVIGGDDARFSRVVFNEITKNAIQQAFNQPGELNINRVNAQQARRFMDRVVGYMVSPLLWKKIARGLSAGRVQSVAVRLVVERERDIKAFVPEEYWELHADLLAKGEVPIQMEVTHAHNKPFKPVNREQTHAALKLLENARYKVLDREDKPTSSKPGAPFITSTLQQAASTRLSFGVKKTMMMAQRLYEAGHITYMRTDSTNLSQDALTMVRGYIGDNFGDKYLPSAPNQYSSKENSQEAHEAIRPSDVNVLAEQLKDMEADAQKLYQLIWRQFVACQMTPAKYDSTTLTVQAGDFQLRAKGRTLRFDGWTKVMPALRKGDEDRTLPVIEVGSELDLQKLIPSQHFTKPPARYSEASLVKELEKRGIGRPSTYASIISTIQDRGYVRVENRRFYAEKMGEIVTDRLEENFRELMNYDFTARMESGLDQVANNQAEWKAVLDGFFAEFSEQLEKAEKDPEEGGMRPNQMVMTSIDCPTCGRQMGIRTASTGVFLGCSGYALPPKERCKTTINLVPEAEVLNILEGDDAETNALRAKRRCQKCGTAMDSYLIDNQRKLHVCGNNPACDGYEIEEGEFRIKGYEGPIVECEKCGSEMHLKMGRFGKYMGCTNDECKNTRKILRSGEVAPPKEDPVPLPELPCEKSDAYFVLRDGAAGVFLAANTFPKSRETRAPLVEELVRFKDRLPEKLRYLADAPVADNEGNKTLVRFSRKTKQQYVSSEKEGKATGWSAFYIDGKWVETKK
- the cysB gene encoding HTH-type transcriptional regulator CysB, whose translation is MKLQQLRYIVEVVNHNLNVSSTAEGLYTSQPGISKQVRMLEDELGIQIFARSGKHLTQVTPAGLEIIRIAREVLSKVDAIKAVAGEHTYPDKGSLYVATTHTQARYALPNVIKGFIERYPRVSLHMHQGSPTQIAEAVSKGSADFAIATEALHLYDDLIMLPCYHWNRAVVVKPDHPLAGKTHVSIEELAAYPIVTYTFGFTGRSELDTAFNRAGLTPRIVFTATDADVIKTYVRLGLGVGVIASMAVDPIQDPDLVTVDARDIFTYSTTKIGFRRSTFLRSYMYDFILRFAPHLTRDVVDKAVALRSNEDIEAMFKDIKLPTK
- the acnA gene encoding aconitate hydratase AcnA, which translates into the protein MSLDLRKTSMAKLVALNHEYHYYSLPQLAAVLGDIDRLPKSLKVLLENLLRHLDGEQVQEDDLKAIVAWQQTGHAEKEIAYRPARVLMQDFTGVPAVVDLAAMREAVKRLGGNVAQVNPLSPVDLVIDHSVTVDEFGDKAAFGENVRLEMERNHERYTFLRWGQKAFRHFRVVPPGTGICHQVNLEYLGQTVWHEEQGGKQIAYPDTLVGTDSHTTMINGLGILGWGVGGIEAEAAMLGQPVSMLIPDVVGFKMTGKMREGITATDLVLTVTQMLRKHGVVGKFVEFYGDGLADLPLADRATIANMAPEYGATCGFFPVDEVTLGYMRLSGRSDEQIALVESYSKAQGLWRHPGDAPIFTSQLSLDLSTVESSLAGPKRPQDRVALAKVPLAFNAFEELEVNSKKDKVSGVSFTLEGKTHELQQGAVVIAAITSCTNTSNPSVLMAAGLLAKKAAEKGLKTQPWVKTSLAPGSKVVTEYLKAAGLTSYLDHLGFNLVGYGCTTCIGNSGPLPEPIENAIKEGDLTVGAVLSGNRNFEGRIHPLVKTNWLASTPLVVAYALAGNMNVNLTQDALGHDPEGHPVYLKDIWPTGLEIAKAVEEVKTDMFRKEYSAVFDGDEEWQAIQVDSTPTYDWQSDSTYIRLPPFFSDMKALPEPVQDIHNARILAILADSVTTDHISPAGNIKLDSPAGRYLRDRGVEIKEFNSYGSRRGNHEVMMRGTFANIRIRNEMVPGVEGGITRHIPSQNQMAIYDAAMRYQQENVPLAVIAGKEYGSGSSRDWAAKGPRLLGIRVVIAESFERIHRSNLIGMGILPLEFPAGVDRKTLGLTGDESISVSGLQGLAPGQIVPVTLTYADGRQQKIDTRCRIDTGNELVYFENGGILHYVIRKML
- the ribA gene encoding GTP cyclohydrolase II, coding for MQLKRVAEAKLPTPWGDFLMVGFEELATGHDHLALIFGDISGDEPVLSRVHSECLTGDALFSLRCDCGFQLEAALAHIAEEGRGVLIYHRQEGRNIGLLNKIRAYALQDLGADTVEANHQLGFAADERDFTLCSDMYKLLDIKAVRLLTNNPKKVEILSEAGINIVERVPLIVGQNPKNEHYMATKAAKMGHLLTK
- the pgpB gene encoding phosphatidylglycerophosphatase B is translated as MWNITKRITVGAVILLLPTFVIWFSGWQWQPGGSESALKALFWVTETVTAPWGIITSIILSGWFLWCLRFRLKPAIGLLALLGVVIVLGQGLKSLIKENVQEPRPFVVWLEAEYHIDNRFFYSLSRTERSELVKQQLQDQSIIPAWLSSHWQFETGFAFPSGHTVFAASWALLAVGLLWPRRHYKTVILLMLWAQGVMMSRLALGMHWPGDLMAATLISGLLVAIVCSLVQRWFGPLNIPPQEQQEIEKREHGEN